GAGGCGCCGACCATGCCCACCGCACCCCACCTGCCCGCCTTCCAGTCCGAGCGTTCGTCGCCACCACGAGCAGGGCACGATGGGCGCGGAACATAACGACGGCGTGCACGGGCCCTCGCGGCGCCGCCGCGACGCCGGCTCTGCGTCGCGCTCCGACCTTCGCCCGGGGTTCCCGGCCGCGGCGCGCGTCAATACGTTGCGACGGTGATGCCGAGCAGCGCACGAGAGATCGCCGCCCGCTTTCCGGCAGACTTTCTGTGGGGAGTGGCAACCTCAGCTTACCAGATTGAGGGGGCGCTGGACGCCGACGGGCGTGGGCGGTCGATCTGGGAGGCATTCGCCGAGCGCGCGGGCGCCATCGAGCGTGGGGAGGACGCGTCGCTCGCGTGCGACCACTACCGACGCCGCGACGACGACCTCGAGTTGCTGCGGTCGCTTGGAGTGGGGAGCTATCGCTTCTCCATCGCCTGGCCCCGCATTCAACCCAGCGGAGCCGGCCCCGTGAATCGCGCCGGGCTCGCCTTCTACGACCGGCTGGTGGACGGGCTGCTGGAGGCCGGCATTCGCCCATTCCCGACGCTGTACCACTGGGACCTGCCGCAGGCCTTGGAAGATGCCGGCGGGTGGGCCGCGCGCGAGACCAGTGCGCGCTTTGCGGACTATGCTGGCGTGATGCTGCATGCCCTGGGCGACCGCGTGCGCGATTGGGCGCTGTTCAACGAGCCGTTCATCTTCACTTCGCGCGGCTATCTGCTCGGTCGATACGCGCCGGGACGTCAAAGCGTCGTCGACTTCCTGCGCGCGGTGCATGTCGTCACGATGGCGCACGCCGAGGGGTTTGCCGCGGCCAAGGCGTCACGCCCTGACGCGCGCGTCGGATCGGTCTTCGCCATGGCTCCCTGCGAACCGGCCACCGACTCCGAGGACGACCGCGCCGCCACGGACTACGCCGATGCGGTCTTCAATCATCTCTTCCTCGACCCGCTGTTGAAGGGATGCTATCCGCAGGCGTTCCTCGATAGTGTGCCACTACAGGCGCTGGCGATGCGCGCCGACGATGCCGATCGCATGCGCACGCCGCTCGACTTTCTCGGGGTCAACACGTACTACCGCCTGGTCGTGAGCAGCGGCGGCGACAATCGCCCCGACCTGCCGTACTTCCTCTTCGATATCCTCTCGGATGAGCGGACCACGGGTGCGCACGCCGACTTCTCGTCGTCGGTGCGCAACGTGCGGCGCATCGAGAACGCGTTCGGGCGCAGCGAAGGCAAGCGAACGGCGATGGGGTGGGAGATCTGG
Above is a window of Gemmatimonadota bacterium DNA encoding:
- a CDS encoding family 1 glycosylhydrolase translates to MPSSAREIAARFPADFLWGVATSAYQIEGALDADGRGRSIWEAFAERAGAIERGEDASLACDHYRRRDDDLELLRSLGVGSYRFSIAWPRIQPSGAGPVNRAGLAFYDRLVDGLLEAGIRPFPTLYHWDLPQALEDAGGWAARETSARFADYAGVMLHALGDRVRDWALFNEPFIFTSRGYLLGRYAPGRQSVVDFLRAVHVVTMAHAEGFAAAKASRPDARVGSVFAMAPCEPATDSEDDRAATDYADAVFNHLFLDPLLKGCYPQAFLDSVPLQALAMRADDADRMRTPLDFLGVNTYYRLVVSSGGDNRPDLPYFLFDILSDERTTGAHADFSSSVRNVRRIENAFGRSEGKRTAMGWEIWPRALHDVLLSITSDYGAIPIEVCESGCAFDESPASDGVVHDAGRITYHQAHILAVADALRAGANVRSYHAWSLYDNFEWASGYRPRFGLVHVDFATQRRTWKHSAHWYREVCLAARESGHVASRNIAPLHGYGR